The following proteins come from a genomic window of Vallitaleaceae bacterium 9-2:
- a CDS encoding AraC family transcriptional regulator: protein MHIKNIVIDASELNPTLMRMYFFNQSQEYFPGEKLEKRHVLDFEFEFFTESTGGMYIDDTYYTIQAGDVVLKRPGQFTRAVMPYSCYLLGIDPTDRAQKIQQSTPYIMNGYFVPYYRHHILDQLPTRMHPKQPQIFAGLFEEILKERLNPSKISTIKIKNLIMSIIIHMYEETVENNVNQPSPYRKTFQLFKEYVENHLDEQLTLDQIAKQLKVSPAHFHKIYKKTFQQTPNEYILQERLKKSKELLIRSDQKIIDIALTIGFASATYFSTVFKKYEGMTPREYRKQYTYY, encoded by the coding sequence ATGCATATAAAAAATATTGTGATTGATGCGAGTGAACTGAATCCGACCCTCATGCGCATGTATTTTTTTAATCAATCTCAAGAGTATTTTCCAGGTGAAAAACTTGAAAAACGTCATGTTTTGGATTTTGAATTTGAATTTTTTACGGAAAGTACGGGAGGGATGTATATTGATGATACATATTATACGATTCAAGCGGGGGATGTTGTTTTAAAAAGGCCAGGTCAGTTTACACGTGCTGTCATGCCATATTCATGTTATCTATTAGGCATTGACCCGACAGATAGGGCACAAAAAATCCAGCAAAGTACGCCGTATATTATGAACGGATACTTTGTTCCCTATTATAGGCACCATATTCTTGATCAACTACCGACTCGAATGCATCCAAAACAGCCGCAGATTTTTGCAGGCTTATTTGAAGAAATATTAAAGGAACGTCTAAATCCTAGTAAAATAAGTACAATTAAAATCAAAAATCTGATCATGTCGATTATCATTCACATGTATGAAGAAACGGTTGAAAATAATGTGAATCAACCATCACCATATCGCAAAACATTTCAATTATTTAAAGAATATGTAGAAAATCATTTGGATGAGCAATTAACACTTGATCAAATCGCAAAACAATTGAAAGTGAGTCCGGCGCACTTTCATAAAATTTACAAAAAAACATTCCAACAAACACCGAATGAATATATTCTTCAAGAGCGTCTGAAAAAATCAAAAGAGCTGTTAATTCGATCGGATCAAAAAATTATAGATATTGCACTTACTATCGGCTTTGCTTCAGCAACATATTTTTCGACAGTGTTTAAAAAATATGAAGGGATGACGCCGCGAGAGTATAGAAAACAATATACATATTATTAA
- a CDS encoding SDR family NAD(P)-dependent oxidoreductase yields MKKKKVALVVGASSGIGEKVARRLATSKCIVYGVARRTKRLEHLKKAGVHIAYMDVTKTESIEAVIRHILDQHGYIDIVINNAGYGEYGILEEVSIENAKQQFDVNLFGVARVNQCVLPVMRKQKSGRIIVVASSASHVATLGSGWYGASKHALKGLVEAQRMEVYPFNIQLVQIEPGPIKTEFETTAIETLNAQEAIEDYKELRYNYMWFLKHMFAKAPSAFSTVDTIVKASLIKKPKNTYRTTGSAKLLPILRGILGSHMYLKSVHHVILRKGRIK; encoded by the coding sequence ATGAAAAAGAAAAAAGTCGCGCTTGTAGTAGGGGCATCCTCAGGGATTGGAGAAAAGGTCGCTCGGCGCCTTGCTACATCTAAGTGTATAGTTTATGGTGTGGCAAGACGAACCAAACGCTTAGAACACCTAAAAAAGGCAGGCGTACATATAGCTTATATGGATGTGACAAAGACAGAATCAATTGAAGCGGTTATCCGACATATTCTAGATCAGCATGGATATATTGATATTGTTATTAATAACGCAGGTTATGGGGAATATGGTATACTTGAAGAAGTGTCTATTGAGAATGCCAAGCAACAGTTTGATGTTAATCTATTTGGAGTAGCTCGTGTCAACCAGTGCGTGCTACCTGTGATGCGTAAGCAAAAAAGCGGACGTATTATTGTTGTTGCTTCATCAGCTAGCCACGTAGCCACCTTAGGCTCAGGTTGGTACGGGGCGTCAAAACATGCCCTAAAAGGATTGGTAGAAGCCCAGCGAATGGAAGTATACCCTTTTAATATTCAACTCGTTCAAATAGAACCGGGACCGATTAAGACGGAATTTGAAACAACTGCAATCGAGACATTAAATGCTCAAGAAGCTATTGAAGACTATAAGGAATTAAGATATAATTACATGTGGTTCTTAAAGCATATGTTTGCCAAGGCACCAAGTGCTTTTTCAACAGTGGATACAATTGTTAAAGCATCCCTAATCAAAAAACCTAAAAACACCTACCGTACGACAGGCTCAGCAAAATTGCTTCCCATCCTTAGAGGTATTCTTGGAAGTCATATGTATTTAAAAAGTGTTCATCATGTGATTTTGCGTAAAGGAAGAATAAAGTGA
- a CDS encoding ECF transporter S component encodes MKTNKLTRSAMLLALTLVFQIGFRQFAQPLVGPLVNMMLLLSTMIVGIPMAIVIGCLTPIIAFLSGIMGVLPLVPMIAVANTIYIVVFGLIIKKKEGILYEAIALALGAGAKFLFLFIAVRTLLPLFIAQVKPPVIAAFSFPQLWTALIGGLLALVIIKLLPKSMQ; translated from the coding sequence ATGAAAACAAACAAATTAACAAGAAGTGCTATGTTACTTGCATTAACCCTCGTTTTTCAAATTGGTTTTAGACAATTTGCGCAACCTTTAGTCGGTCCATTAGTCAATATGATGCTTTTATTATCGACAATGATTGTCGGAATTCCAATGGCTATCGTCATAGGGTGCTTAACGCCTATCATTGCTTTTTTATCTGGAATAATGGGGGTCTTGCCTTTGGTTCCGATGATTGCTGTTGCCAATACAATATATATAGTTGTTTTTGGATTAATCATCAAGAAAAAAGAAGGCATACTATACGAAGCAATTGCTTTAGCTTTAGGGGCAGGGGCAAAGTTCCTCTTTCTATTTATTGCAGTGCGCACGTTACTTCCGTTATTTATTGCACAGGTTAAGCCACCAGTTATTGCGGCATTTTCATTCCCACAATTATGGACCGCGCTTATTGGAGGTCTACTAGCACTTGTTATTATTAAATTATTGCCTAAATCAATGCAATAA
- a CDS encoding PQQ-binding-like beta-propeller repeat protein — MTIKEIASTMFLLDEQRTGRLKHRIHSYELTPEFSFTLRAYPLKGPEASPVFDADGNIYFASHDGCFYSISSQGQLRWMFNSGKTKNYGSPSISENYVIFTSGEGNVHCFTTQGELMWTYYLGAYFDAISNRYLRKMRKGINALATYDWHTKKFRLNKCWSSPLINKNQILITGYGIGLHCIDLISGQCEWTFDLGMPRYPLSGVAIDEDNNIYVAANRHRLYGLHANGQMKWEYTLKENYMFWGNPTVDIEHQSVYFTGGIGEDRGIVLCLGYDGQLKWKKELAGAIRGSVSISYENYVVLGTLSGQLMALNKEDGSIIFSHRLTQAKRGLWTTPSIDLDGHILITTKDSNTKGRILIFNSEGKQKSSLDIGKALSVPIVDQKGIIYVGSWNGTMMAISTKKG; from the coding sequence ATGACCATTAAAGAGATAGCGTCGACTATGTTTTTATTAGATGAACAAAGAACCGGACGATTAAAACATCGCATTCATTCATATGAGCTGACACCAGAGTTTTCTTTTACATTACGTGCATATCCACTCAAAGGGCCAGAAGCTTCACCGGTTTTTGATGCAGATGGCAATATATACTTTGCATCCCATGATGGATGCTTTTATTCAATTAGCAGCCAAGGCCAGTTACGTTGGATGTTTAATTCTGGGAAGACAAAAAATTATGGAAGCCCTTCGATATCAGAAAATTATGTGATTTTTACATCAGGAGAGGGGAATGTCCATTGTTTTACAACACAAGGGGAGCTAATGTGGACCTATTATTTGGGTGCATACTTTGATGCAATATCTAATCGGTACTTAAGAAAGATGCGCAAAGGGATTAATGCATTAGCTACATATGATTGGCATACAAAAAAGTTTCGCTTAAATAAATGCTGGTCTTCTCCCCTTATTAATAAAAACCAAATTTTGATTACAGGTTATGGTATCGGACTGCATTGTATTGACTTGATATCGGGTCAATGCGAATGGACATTTGATTTAGGCATGCCTAGATATCCATTAAGTGGTGTAGCCATAGACGAAGACAACAATATCTATGTGGCGGCAAATAGACATCGATTATATGGATTACATGCCAATGGACAAATGAAATGGGAGTATACACTTAAAGAAAACTATATGTTTTGGGGCAATCCAACAGTAGATATAGAACATCAAAGTGTTTATTTTACAGGAGGGATTGGAGAAGATCGGGGCATTGTTTTATGCTTGGGATATGATGGACAGTTAAAATGGAAGAAAGAGCTTGCAGGGGCCATTCGAGGAAGTGTAAGTATATCCTATGAAAACTATGTGGTTTTAGGGACATTAAGCGGCCAATTAATGGCGCTAAATAAAGAGGATGGTTCAATAATCTTTAGTCATCGCCTAACGCAAGCTAAAAGAGGTTTATGGACAACTCCAAGCATTGATTTAGATGGGCATATTCTAATAACAACAAAAGATAGTAATACAAAAGGTCGCATACTGATATTTAATTCAGAAGGAAAACAAAAAAGTTCTTTGGACATAGGAAAAGCCCTTTCCGTTCCTATTGTTGATCAGAAAGGTATTATCTATGTTGGCTCATGGAATGGAACGATGATGGCTATCAGCACAAAAAAAGGGTGA
- a CDS encoding nucleotidyltransferase family protein, whose amino-acid sequence MDFRVTMLLQALNQIKEPKVELSHEQWNQCLQFAAEHGLECVFFDYYQLFFPDDFKQSDIYQKWQGKIIHRLFWTKQSERRAREVLAQLEKQGVFAIVLKGIDCASYYIKPENRTMSDMDIFLHWDDLEQADKVFQSLDYIHAQDQDTDKEYIYYPKEEGYFFEVHFALFKKELSDYTQAFGYNALQTAVRSKDGEFNVLEPTLATAYMLVHMVKHLYGTGIGLKGLYDLALYVRAQKEHIDEQKLKLYLTKFHMLKTGAYILACANRFLASGFVLDYEIQDAFCNNLFGIIARSGDTGMREEYVIEQRYEVLAQGPYKGKKDKMHLLTFVFLPLDQMKKRYSSLNKHSWLLPVFWGVRIVRVVFKSRQNLKKWIRRDINHRNIMTHQETITFLKEE is encoded by the coding sequence ATGGATTTTAGAGTGACGATGTTGTTACAGGCGTTAAATCAAATCAAGGAGCCAAAGGTTGAATTGTCACATGAACAGTGGAATCAATGCTTACAATTTGCAGCGGAGCATGGATTAGAGTGTGTCTTCTTTGATTATTATCAACTTTTTTTTCCTGACGACTTTAAGCAATCGGATATTTATCAAAAATGGCAAGGAAAAATCATCCATCGTCTATTTTGGACAAAACAATCAGAAAGAAGAGCTAGAGAGGTTTTAGCACAGCTAGAGAAACAAGGCGTCTTTGCCATTGTATTAAAGGGGATTGACTGTGCTTCATATTATATAAAGCCTGAAAATCGTACCATGAGTGATATGGATATTTTTCTTCATTGGGATGATCTAGAGCAAGCGGATAAGGTTTTCCAATCATTAGACTATATACATGCGCAAGATCAAGATACAGATAAAGAATATATATATTATCCTAAAGAGGAAGGGTATTTTTTTGAAGTACATTTTGCATTGTTTAAGAAAGAGCTATCGGATTATACCCAAGCATTTGGGTATAATGCACTGCAAACAGCAGTTCGATCAAAAGATGGGGAATTTAATGTGTTGGAACCAACATTAGCGACAGCTTATATGCTCGTTCATATGGTGAAGCATTTGTACGGAACAGGAATAGGTTTAAAGGGATTATATGACCTGGCTCTATATGTGAGAGCACAAAAAGAGCATATTGATGAACAAAAGCTTAAGTTATATCTGACAAAATTTCACATGTTAAAAACAGGTGCATATATTTTAGCGTGTGCCAATAGATTTTTAGCAAGTGGGTTTGTTCTAGACTATGAAATACAAGATGCGTTTTGCAATAACCTTTTTGGGATTATTGCGCGTTCGGGTGATACAGGGATGCGTGAAGAGTATGTTATAGAACAACGTTATGAAGTTTTGGCTCAGGGACCTTATAAGGGAAAAAAAGATAAAATGCATCTGTTGACATTTGTTTTTTTACCCTTAGACCAAATGAAAAAAAGATATTCTAGTTTAAATAAGCATTCTTGGTTGCTACCTGTGTTTTGGGGCGTTCGGATTGTTCGAGTAGTTTTCAAATCGCGTCAAAATCTAAAAAAATGGATTCGACGCGATATTAATCACCGTAATATTATGACACATCAAGAAACCATAACTTTTTTAAAGGAGGAATAA
- a CDS encoding PqqD family protein, translated as MEKGRVFKQKPDVQPSNLGGELAMLNIDSGEYFVINEVGKDIWECINGIRNVSQIIEELTQVYAADSEEIADDVMRFIQELEEAKVIVEVAYE; from the coding sequence ATGGAAAAAGGAAGAGTATTTAAGCAAAAACCAGATGTTCAGCCATCAAACCTTGGTGGAGAGCTAGCCATGCTAAATATTGACTCAGGGGAATACTTTGTCATTAATGAAGTGGGCAAAGATATTTGGGAATGTATTAATGGCATACGAAATGTTAGCCAAATTATTGAAGAATTAACACAAGTATATGCAGCAGATTCAGAAGAGATAGCAGATGATGTTATGCGTTTTATTCAAGAGCTTGAAGAGGCGAAGGTTATCGTAGAGGTTGCGTATGAGTAA